The Delphinus delphis chromosome 2, mDelDel1.2, whole genome shotgun sequence genome contains a region encoding:
- the GPHB5 gene encoding glycoprotein hormone beta-5 — protein MEAAGSVNKLSFLSLSGNSMRLAYLFLGPAALLLLAGCGCVLSTSGGNLHTFVGCAVREFTFLAKKPGCKGLRITTDACWGRCETWEKPILEPPYIEAHHRVCTYNETKQVTVKLPNCAPGVDPFYTYPVAVRCDCGACSTATTECETI, from the exons ATGGAGGCAGCTGGATCTGTTAATaaactctctttcctctccctctcggGGAACAGTATGAGGCTGGCATACCTCTTCCTTGGCCCTGCGGCCCTCCTCCTCCTGGCTGGCTGCGGCTGTGTCCTCAGCACCTCCGGCGGGAACCTGCACACGTTTGTGGGCTGTGCGGTGAGAGAGTTTACTTTCCTGGCCAAGAAGCCCGGCTGCAAGGGCCTTCGGATCACCACGGATGCCTGCTGGGGCCGCTGTGAAACCTGGGAG AAGCCCATTCTGGAACCCCCCTACATTGAAGCCCATCATCGAGTCTGTACCTACAATGAGACAAAACAGGTGACGGTCAAGCTGCCCAACTGTGCCCCGGGAGTCGACCCCTTCTACACCTACCCTGTGGCTGTCCGCTGTGACTGTGGGGCCTGCTCCACTGCCACCACGGAGTGTGAGACCAtctga